From a region of the Sphaerodactylus townsendi isolate TG3544 linkage group LG09, MPM_Stown_v2.3, whole genome shotgun sequence genome:
- the PTGR3 gene encoding prostaglandin reductase 3, whose amino-acid sequence MRLSARSCVWLKSVGGRRCWLQRAPPASPVPSCPGGARPRPIVDMSYSRHFLDFQGSSIPTCMKKLVVTQLSTNFREAVALRHDVPVPLPGDGELLVRNRFVGINASDINYSAGRYDTTVKPPFDIGFEGIGEVVALGLTASARYTVGQAVAYVRPGAFAEYTIVPSKEAIPVPSVKPEFLTLLVSGTTAFISLKELGELCEGKTVLVTAAAGGTGQFAVQLSKKAKCHVIGTCSSDEKSGFLKSIGCDRPINYKTENVADVLKKDYPQGVDVVYESVGGKMFDLAVNCLAVKGRLIVIGFISGYQTRTGLQPGYVEMLPAKLLRKSASIHGFFLNHYFSEYQMAMKHLLEMCENRELVCEVDFGDMSPEGKFTGLESVFHAIDYMYMGKNTGKIVVELPHSVNSKL is encoded by the exons ATGCGTTTGAGCGCCCGGAGCTGCGTGTGGCTGAAATCTGTGGGAGGTCGGCGGTGCTGGCTGCAGAGGGCTCCTCCGGCGAGTCCCGTCCCGTCTTGCCCAGGTGGGGCTCGGCCCCGACCCATCGTGGACATGTCCTACTCCCGCCACTTTCTGGATTTCCAGGGCTCGTCCATTCCCACCTGCATGAAGAAGCTGGTGGTGACTCAACTGAGCACAAACTTCCGAGAAGCTGTTGCCTTGCGCCATGATGTGCCTGTTCCACTCCCCGGAGACGGCGAGTTGCTTGTCAGAAACAG aTTTGTTGGCATTAACGCGTCTGATATTAACTACTCAGCTGGCCGATACGACACCACAGTTAAGCCCCCTTTTGATATAGGTTTTGAAGGAATTGGAGAAGTGGTGGCTTTGGGTTTGACGGCAAGTGCTAGATACACAGTGGGCCAAGCAGTAGCCTATGTCAGGCCAGGGGCTTTTGCTGAATACACTATTGTGCCTTCTAAAGAAGCTATTCCAGTGCCTTCGGTGAAACCTGAGTTTCTTACACTACTGGTAAGTGGAACTACTGCATTTATCAGTCTGAAGGAGCTTGGAGAATTGTGTGAAGGCAAGACTGTTTTGGTGACAGCAGCAGCCGGAGGGACTGGCCAGTTTGCTGTGCAGCTTTCAAAGAAGGCCAAATGCCATGTAATAGGAACATGCTCCAGTGATGAGAAATCTGGGTTTCTGAAATCCATTGGCTGTGACCGCCCCATCAACTATAAAACCGAAAACGTTGCTGATGTCCTGAAGAAGGACTACCCACAAGGTGTGGATGTAGTATATGAATCTGTTGGTGGAAAGATGTTTGATTTGGCTGTCAACTGCTTGGCTGTCAAAGGGCGCCTGATAGTTATTGGGTTTATCTCTGGCTACCAAACACGGACTGGCCTTCAGCCAGGATATGTGGAAATGTTGCCAGCAAAATTGCTAAGAAAATCCGCCAGCATCCACGGTTTCTTCTTAAACCATTACTTTTCTGAATACCAAATGGCTATGAAACACTTGCTTGAAATGTGTGAAAACAGAGAACTGGTTTGTGAGGTGGACTTTGGAGACATGTCTCCAGAGGGCAAGTTCACTGGTTTAGAGTCAGTATTCCATGCTATAGATTATATGTACATGggaaaaaacactggaaaaattGTAGTTGAATTACCTCATTCTGTCAACAGTAAGCTGTAA